A region of Anoplopoma fimbria isolate UVic2021 breed Golden Eagle Sablefish chromosome 24, Afim_UVic_2022, whole genome shotgun sequence DNA encodes the following proteins:
- the epd gene encoding ependymin, with translation MYAAIALVVFMCLTASTRADQHHQPCHAPNMTGFMSVLSLKGDVKAFGAFTYDSMGKKLRFRSNESHPTNTSMGLDLLMFFDEGIFYEIDSKNQSCEKKTLQCTQHPLDIPDDATFLGTVNTGSASIEGEGLKTNVWTGSMPDMKGHYSMSVTMGCLPVCTMYYHESTSFMVSITEVEVEIKDPDLLVVPACCLGQPLEETPEGTVHSFLNEFM, from the exons ATGTATGCAGCTATTGCGCTCGTCGTCTTCATGTGCCTGACTGCCAGCACCCGTGCAGATCAGCATCATCAGCCTTGTC ATGCACCCAATATGACAGGATTCATGAGTGTG TTATCACTGAAGGGTGACGTGAAAGCATTCGGTGCATTCACTTATGATTCAATGGGCAAGAAGCTTCGGTTCAGATCAAACGAGAGCCACCCCACCAACACGTCCATGGGTTTGGATCTGCTGATGTTTTTCGATGAG GGGATATTCTATGAGATTGACAGCAAAAACCAGAGCTgcgagaaaaaaacattgcaatgcACTCAGCACCCTCTGGATATCCCCGACGATGCAACGTTCTTGGGTACAGTGAACACTGGGAGTGCATCCATTGAAGGGGAGGGATTAAAAACCAACGTATGGACAGGATCAATGCCAGACATGAAAG gcCACTACTCCATGTCTGTAACCATGGGATGTTTGCCTGTGTGCACGATGTACTACCATGAGTCCACATCATTCATGGTCAG CATCACAGAGGTTGAAGTCGAGATCAAGGATCCTGATCTTCTCGTGGTGCCTGCCTGTTGTCTGGGCCAGCCTTTGGAGGAGACACCTGAAGGGACGGTCCATAGCTTCCTCAACGAGTTCATGTAG
- the stag2a gene encoding cohesin subunit SA-2a isoform X2, protein MIAAQDLHTEFQFAPEAESQLSSDTDFEDPDGKHAKTGKGMAAKKGKKALGDKAKGGAAGRTPGVGRVNGHYQENGKENMTLFEVVKIGKSATQSVVDDWIEAYKHDRDHALLDLINFFIQCSGCKGAVSGEMFRHMQNSEIIRKMTEEFDEDSGDYPLTMSGPQWKKFRISFGDFIAVLVRQCQYSIIYDEYMMDTVISLLTGLSDSQVRAFRHTSTLAAMKLMTALVNVALNLSINMDNTQRQYESERNKVVAKRANDRLELLLQKRKELQENQDEIENMMNAIFKGVFVHRYRDAIAEIRAICIEEIGVWMKLYSDAFLNDSYLKYVGWTMHDKQGEVRLKCLNALQGLFYSRELGARLELFTSRFKDRIVSMTLDKEYDVAVQAIKLLTLVLQSSDEVLTAEDCESVYHLVYSAHRPIAVSAGEFLFKKLFSHRGPEEEGLPRRGRQSLNGSLIKTTVFFFLESELHEHGAYLVDSLWDCGSELLKDWETMISLLLDEPIPGEEALTDRQETALVELMICAIRQACECHPPVGRGTGKRVLTAKEKKTQLDDRTRITEMFAVALPLLLAKYCVDIDKVTNLLQIPKYFDLDIYTTGRLEKHLDALLRQIWEVQDKHTDTEVLEVCSTTYHSLCNEEFTIFNRVDIARSQLLDELVDKFNRLLEDFLQEGEEPDEDDAYQVLSTLKKISAFHNAHDLSKWDLFTSNYRLLNTGLQNGDMPEQIVIHSMQCTHYIILWHLAKVSDGSSLKGDMVTLRKQMRAFCLMCQRYLNSINNAVKEQAFTILCDLLLIFSHQIMSSGREQLEPLVYTPDSSLQAELLNFILDHVFIDQDDDTNSTDGQQDDEASKIEALHKRRNLLAAYCKLIIYNVVEMNTGADIFKQYMRFYNDYGDIIKETLSKTRQIDKVQCAKTLVLSLQMLFNEMLSELGFNVDRSTSAFCGIKELARRFSLTFGLDQLKTREAIAMLHKDGIEFAFKEPSPQGQGSPPLNLAFLDILSEFSSKLIRQDKRTVHVYLERFMTVQMALQREDCWLPLISYRNSLQVGGDDDTMSVISGISSRGSTRSKKSKPAIASKRKLPEEENSCSSSDAIWMNREQNVQTPVMMHSPHLTSTVLRDPKKMRPEDSYTAAFTMPTEQLPHQPVPLQQQPHHHHQTAIDYNTQVTWMLTQRQQAEARQQQERVSMHYAKMRNHMQQAIRRGSGLMEDDEEPIVEDVMMSSEGRLEDINEGMDFDTMDIDLPASKNRRERTELKPDYFDPSSIMDDSVLNVSMF, encoded by the exons atgaTAGCAGCGCAGGATTTGCACACAGAGTTTCAATTTGCTCC agaggcagaatCTCAGCTGTCTTCTGATACTGACTTTGAGGATCCTGATGGCAAACATGCAAAGACAGGAAAGGGCATG GCAGCCAAGAAAGGGAAGAAGGCGCTCGGGGACAAGGCCAAAGGTGGGGCAGCAGGAAGGACCCCCGGTGTTGGCAGGGTGAATGGCCATTATCAGGAGAACGGGAAGGAGAACATGACCCTGTTCGAAGTGGTTAAAATTGGGAAGAGTGCCACACAG tccGTTGTTGATGACTGGATTGAGGCATACAAACATGACAGGGACCATGCTCTCCTGGACTTAATCAACTTCTTCATTCAGTGCTCCGGCTGTAAAG GTGCTGTGAGTGGCGAGATGTTCAGACATATGCAGAACTCCGAAATCATCCGAAAAATGACAGAGGAGTTTGATGAG GACAGCGGTGACTATCCATTAACTATGTCAGGACCACAGTGGAAGAAATTCCGGATCAGCTTCGGTGACTTCATTGCAGTTCTGGTTCGTCAGTGTCAGTACAGCATCATCTACGACGAGTATATGATGGACACAGTCATCTCGCTGCTCACCGGCCTGTCTGACTCACAGGTCAGGGCCTTTAGACATACAAGCACACTAGCAG ccATGAAGTTGATGACGGCCTTGGTGAATGTTGCTCTCAACCTAAGCATCAACATGGACAACACGCAGAGACAGTACGAGTCAGAGAGGAACAAGGTTGTTGCAAAAAGGGCCAATGATAGGCTGGAGCTGCTGTTACAGAAGCGTAAAGAG CTTCAAGAAAATCAAGATGAAAttgaaaacatgatgaatgcaATTTTCAAAGGAGTGTTTGTTCACAGATATCG GGATGCCATTGCTGAAATCCGAGCTATTTGTATTGAGGAGATTGGAGTGTGGATGAAGTTGTACAGTGACGCCTTCCTCAATGACAGCTACCTGAAGTATGTGGGCTGGACAATGCATGACAAG CAAGGTGAGGTGCGACTGAAGTGTCTGAATGCCCTACAAGGGCTGTTCTACAGCAGAGAGCTTGGCGCACGACTGGAGCTCTTCACAAGTCGCTTCAAG GACCGCATTGTGTCTATGACTCTGGACAAGGAATATGATGTTGCAGTACAAGCCATTAAACTTCTGACACTTGTCTTGCA GAGTAGTGATGAGGTCCTGACAGCAGAGGACTGTGAGAGTGTGTATCATCTGGTGTACTCAGCACATCGACCCATCGCTGTTTCAGCAGGAGAATTTCTGTTTAAGAA GCTCTTTAGCCATCGAGGTCCTGAGGAGGAGGGATTACCCAGGAGGGGCAGGCAGAGCCTCAATGGCAGTCTTATCAAGACtactgtcttcttcttcttggagaGCGAG CTCCATGAACATGGGGCCTACTTGGTGGATAGCTTGTGGGATTGTGGGTCAGAGCTGCTGAAGGACTGGGAGACTATGATCAGCCTGCTGCTGGATGAGCCCATACCAGGAGAGGAGG CACTGACTGATCGCCAGGAGACGGCTCTGGTTGAGTTGATGATCTGTGCCATCCGACAGGCTTGTGAATGCCACCCTCCAGTCGGCAGAGGCACAGGAAAAAGG GTCCTGactgcaaaagagaaaaaaacacagctggaTGATCGGACACGGATCACAGAGATGTTTGCAGTTGCGTTGCCTCTGTTATTGGCAAAG TACTGCGTTGATATTGATAAGGTGACCAATTTGCTACAAATACCAAAGTACTTTGATCTTGACATCTACACAACAGGCCGGTTAGAAAAG CATTTGGATGCCTTGTTGCGGCAAATCTGGGAGGTCCAGGATAAGCACACAGACACTGAGGTCCTGGAGGTCTGCTCTACCACCTACCACTCCCTCTGCAACGAAGAGTTCACCATATTCAACCGGGTGGACATCGCTCGCTCTCAGCTTCTCGATGAGCTTGTAGACAAGTTCAATCGACTCCTGGAGGACTTCCTGCAAGAG GGTGAAGAACCAGATGAAGATGATGCCTACCAGGTTCTATCTACACTCAAGAAGATCAGCGCTTTCCACAA TGCACATGACCTCTCTAAGTGGGATCTCTTCACCAGCAACTACAGGCTACTTAACACAGGTCTGCAGAACGGGGACATGCCTGAGCAG ATTGTGATTCACTCAATGCAGTGCACACATTACATCATCCTGTGGCATCTAGCGAAGGTTTCAGATGGCAGTTCATTAAAG GGTGATATGGTGACCTTGAGAAAGCAAATGAGAGCTTTCTGCTTAATGTGTCAGCGTTACTTAAACAGCATCAACAACGCAGTTAAAGAACAG GCCTTCACCATACTATGTGATCTGCTATTGATCTTCAGTCACCAAATTATGTCTTCAGGCCGGGAACAACTGGAGCCTCTGGTCTATACACCAGACTCCTCTTTGCAGGCAGAGCTGCTCAACTTCATTCTGGATCATGTGTTCATTGATCAGGATGATGACACCAACAGCACAG ACGGACAGCAAGATGATGAAGCTAGTAAAATTGAGGCTCTGCACAAGCGAAGAAACCTTTTAGCTGCCTATTGTAAATTAATCATTTACAATGTGGTGGAAATGAACACCGGAGCAGATATATTTAAACAGTATATGAGG TTTTACAATGACTACGGAGATATCATCAAGGAAACGTTgagtaaaacaagacaaatcGACAAAGTGCAATGTGCAAAGACACTCGTCTTGAGCCTGCAAATG ttATTCAATGAGATGTTGTCTGAACTTGGCTTTAATGTCGACCGCTCAACGTCAGCCTTCTGTGGCATAAAAGAGCTTGCACGACGCTTCTCATTGACTTTTGGCTTGGATCAGTTGAAGACCAGGGAGGCTATTGCCATGTTACATAA GGATGGGATTGAGTTTGCTTTTAAGGAGCCTAGTCCCCAAGGACAGGGTAGTCCACCACTCAATCTAGCCTTTTTGGATATCCTGAGCGAGTTTTCCAGCAAACTGATTCGTCAGGACAAGAGAACAGT ACACGTGTACCTGGAGCGATTCATGACGGTTCAGATGGCCCTGCAGCGAGAGGACTGCTGGCTGCCCCTCATCTCCTACAGGAACTCCTTGCAGGTGGGAGGGGACGATGACACCATGTCTGTCATTAGTGGGATCAGCAGTCGAGGGTCCACCAGGAGTAAGAAATCCAAGCCAGCCATTGCTAGCAAAAGGAAATTACCTGAAG AAGAGAACAGCTGCAGCAGTAGTGATGCCATTTGGATGAACCGTGAGCAGAACGTGCAGACGCCAGTGATGATGCACTCGCCCCACCTCACCTCTACTGTACTGAGGGATCCAAAGAAGATGAGGCCAGAGGACAGCTACACTGCCGCGTTCACCATGCCAACAGAGCAGCTTCCCCATCAGCCTGTgcctctccagcagcagccgcaCCATCACCACCAGACTGCCATTGATTACAA TACCCAGGTTACTTGGATGTTGACACAGAGACAACAAGCTGAGGCCCGTCAGCAGCAAGAGCGAGTAAGCATGCACTATGCCAAGATGAGGAACCACATGCAGCAAGCAAT TCGTCGAGGCTCAGGACTCATGGAGGACGATGAGGAGCCAATAGTGGaggatgtgatgatgtcatcagaggGCCGCTTGGAGGACATCAATGAGGGCATGGATTTTGACACAATGGACATTGATTTG ccaGCATCAAAGAATCGCAGAGAAAGAACTGAACTGAAACCGGACTACTTTGATCCATCTTCCATCATGGATGATTCG GTTCTCAATGTTTCAATGTTCTAA
- the stag2a gene encoding cohesin subunit SA-2a isoform X1, whose translation MIAAQDLHTEFQFAPEAESQLSSDTDFEDPDGKHAKTGKGMAAKKGKKALGDKAKGGAAGRTPGVGRVNGHYQENGKENMTLFEVVKIGKSATQSVVDDWIEAYKHDRDHALLDLINFFIQCSGCKGAVSGEMFRHMQNSEIIRKMTEEFDEDSGDYPLTMSGPQWKKFRISFGDFIAVLVRQCQYSIIYDEYMMDTVISLLTGLSDSQVRAFRHTSTLAAMKLMTALVNVALNLSINMDNTQRQYESERNKVVAKRANDRLELLLQKRKELQENQDEIENMMNAIFKGVFVHRYRDAIAEIRAICIEEIGVWMKLYSDAFLNDSYLKYVGWTMHDKQGEVRLKCLNALQGLFYSRELGARLELFTSRFKDRIVSMTLDKEYDVAVQAIKLLTLVLQSSDEVLTAEDCESVYHLVYSAHRPIAVSAGEFLFKKLFSHRGPEEEGLPRRGRQSLNGSLIKTTVFFFLESELHEHGAYLVDSLWDCGSELLKDWETMISLLLDEPIPGEEALTDRQETALVELMICAIRQACECHPPVGRGTGKRVLTAKEKKTQLDDRTRITEMFAVALPLLLAKYCVDIDKVTNLLQIPKYFDLDIYTTGRLEKHLDALLRQIWEVQDKHTDTEVLEVCSTTYHSLCNEEFTIFNRVDIARSQLLDELVDKFNRLLEDFLQEGEEPDEDDAYQVLSTLKKISAFHNAHDLSKWDLFTSNYRLLNTGLQNGDMPEQIVIHSMQCTHYIILWHLAKVSDGSSLKGDMVTLRKQMRAFCLMCQRYLNSINNAVKEQAFTILCDLLLIFSHQIMSSGREQLEPLVYTPDSSLQAELLNFILDHVFIDQDDDTNSTDGQQDDEASKIEALHKRRNLLAAYCKLIIYNVVEMNTGADIFKQYMRFYNDYGDIIKETLSKTRQIDKVQCAKTLVLSLQMLFNEMLSELGFNVDRSTSAFCGIKELARRFSLTFGLDQLKTREAIAMLHKDGIEFAFKEPSPQGQGSPPLNLAFLDILSEFSSKLIRQDKRTVHVYLERFMTVQMALQREDCWLPLISYRNSLQVGGDDDTMSVISGISSRGSTRSKKSKPAIASKRKLPEAEENSCSSSDAIWMNREQNVQTPVMMHSPHLTSTVLRDPKKMRPEDSYTAAFTMPTEQLPHQPVPLQQQPHHHHQTAIDYNTQVTWMLTQRQQAEARQQQERVSMHYAKMRNHMQQAIRRGSGLMEDDEEPIVEDVMMSSEGRLEDINEGMDFDTMDIDLPASKNRRERTELKPDYFDPSSIMDDSVLNVSMF comes from the exons atgaTAGCAGCGCAGGATTTGCACACAGAGTTTCAATTTGCTCC agaggcagaatCTCAGCTGTCTTCTGATACTGACTTTGAGGATCCTGATGGCAAACATGCAAAGACAGGAAAGGGCATG GCAGCCAAGAAAGGGAAGAAGGCGCTCGGGGACAAGGCCAAAGGTGGGGCAGCAGGAAGGACCCCCGGTGTTGGCAGGGTGAATGGCCATTATCAGGAGAACGGGAAGGAGAACATGACCCTGTTCGAAGTGGTTAAAATTGGGAAGAGTGCCACACAG tccGTTGTTGATGACTGGATTGAGGCATACAAACATGACAGGGACCATGCTCTCCTGGACTTAATCAACTTCTTCATTCAGTGCTCCGGCTGTAAAG GTGCTGTGAGTGGCGAGATGTTCAGACATATGCAGAACTCCGAAATCATCCGAAAAATGACAGAGGAGTTTGATGAG GACAGCGGTGACTATCCATTAACTATGTCAGGACCACAGTGGAAGAAATTCCGGATCAGCTTCGGTGACTTCATTGCAGTTCTGGTTCGTCAGTGTCAGTACAGCATCATCTACGACGAGTATATGATGGACACAGTCATCTCGCTGCTCACCGGCCTGTCTGACTCACAGGTCAGGGCCTTTAGACATACAAGCACACTAGCAG ccATGAAGTTGATGACGGCCTTGGTGAATGTTGCTCTCAACCTAAGCATCAACATGGACAACACGCAGAGACAGTACGAGTCAGAGAGGAACAAGGTTGTTGCAAAAAGGGCCAATGATAGGCTGGAGCTGCTGTTACAGAAGCGTAAAGAG CTTCAAGAAAATCAAGATGAAAttgaaaacatgatgaatgcaATTTTCAAAGGAGTGTTTGTTCACAGATATCG GGATGCCATTGCTGAAATCCGAGCTATTTGTATTGAGGAGATTGGAGTGTGGATGAAGTTGTACAGTGACGCCTTCCTCAATGACAGCTACCTGAAGTATGTGGGCTGGACAATGCATGACAAG CAAGGTGAGGTGCGACTGAAGTGTCTGAATGCCCTACAAGGGCTGTTCTACAGCAGAGAGCTTGGCGCACGACTGGAGCTCTTCACAAGTCGCTTCAAG GACCGCATTGTGTCTATGACTCTGGACAAGGAATATGATGTTGCAGTACAAGCCATTAAACTTCTGACACTTGTCTTGCA GAGTAGTGATGAGGTCCTGACAGCAGAGGACTGTGAGAGTGTGTATCATCTGGTGTACTCAGCACATCGACCCATCGCTGTTTCAGCAGGAGAATTTCTGTTTAAGAA GCTCTTTAGCCATCGAGGTCCTGAGGAGGAGGGATTACCCAGGAGGGGCAGGCAGAGCCTCAATGGCAGTCTTATCAAGACtactgtcttcttcttcttggagaGCGAG CTCCATGAACATGGGGCCTACTTGGTGGATAGCTTGTGGGATTGTGGGTCAGAGCTGCTGAAGGACTGGGAGACTATGATCAGCCTGCTGCTGGATGAGCCCATACCAGGAGAGGAGG CACTGACTGATCGCCAGGAGACGGCTCTGGTTGAGTTGATGATCTGTGCCATCCGACAGGCTTGTGAATGCCACCCTCCAGTCGGCAGAGGCACAGGAAAAAGG GTCCTGactgcaaaagagaaaaaaacacagctggaTGATCGGACACGGATCACAGAGATGTTTGCAGTTGCGTTGCCTCTGTTATTGGCAAAG TACTGCGTTGATATTGATAAGGTGACCAATTTGCTACAAATACCAAAGTACTTTGATCTTGACATCTACACAACAGGCCGGTTAGAAAAG CATTTGGATGCCTTGTTGCGGCAAATCTGGGAGGTCCAGGATAAGCACACAGACACTGAGGTCCTGGAGGTCTGCTCTACCACCTACCACTCCCTCTGCAACGAAGAGTTCACCATATTCAACCGGGTGGACATCGCTCGCTCTCAGCTTCTCGATGAGCTTGTAGACAAGTTCAATCGACTCCTGGAGGACTTCCTGCAAGAG GGTGAAGAACCAGATGAAGATGATGCCTACCAGGTTCTATCTACACTCAAGAAGATCAGCGCTTTCCACAA TGCACATGACCTCTCTAAGTGGGATCTCTTCACCAGCAACTACAGGCTACTTAACACAGGTCTGCAGAACGGGGACATGCCTGAGCAG ATTGTGATTCACTCAATGCAGTGCACACATTACATCATCCTGTGGCATCTAGCGAAGGTTTCAGATGGCAGTTCATTAAAG GGTGATATGGTGACCTTGAGAAAGCAAATGAGAGCTTTCTGCTTAATGTGTCAGCGTTACTTAAACAGCATCAACAACGCAGTTAAAGAACAG GCCTTCACCATACTATGTGATCTGCTATTGATCTTCAGTCACCAAATTATGTCTTCAGGCCGGGAACAACTGGAGCCTCTGGTCTATACACCAGACTCCTCTTTGCAGGCAGAGCTGCTCAACTTCATTCTGGATCATGTGTTCATTGATCAGGATGATGACACCAACAGCACAG ACGGACAGCAAGATGATGAAGCTAGTAAAATTGAGGCTCTGCACAAGCGAAGAAACCTTTTAGCTGCCTATTGTAAATTAATCATTTACAATGTGGTGGAAATGAACACCGGAGCAGATATATTTAAACAGTATATGAGG TTTTACAATGACTACGGAGATATCATCAAGGAAACGTTgagtaaaacaagacaaatcGACAAAGTGCAATGTGCAAAGACACTCGTCTTGAGCCTGCAAATG ttATTCAATGAGATGTTGTCTGAACTTGGCTTTAATGTCGACCGCTCAACGTCAGCCTTCTGTGGCATAAAAGAGCTTGCACGACGCTTCTCATTGACTTTTGGCTTGGATCAGTTGAAGACCAGGGAGGCTATTGCCATGTTACATAA GGATGGGATTGAGTTTGCTTTTAAGGAGCCTAGTCCCCAAGGACAGGGTAGTCCACCACTCAATCTAGCCTTTTTGGATATCCTGAGCGAGTTTTCCAGCAAACTGATTCGTCAGGACAAGAGAACAGT ACACGTGTACCTGGAGCGATTCATGACGGTTCAGATGGCCCTGCAGCGAGAGGACTGCTGGCTGCCCCTCATCTCCTACAGGAACTCCTTGCAGGTGGGAGGGGACGATGACACCATGTCTGTCATTAGTGGGATCAGCAGTCGAGGGTCCACCAGGAGTAAGAAATCCAAGCCAGCCATTGCTAGCAAAAGGAAATTACCTGAAG CAGAAGAGAACAGCTGCAGCAGTAGTGATGCCATTTGGATGAACCGTGAGCAGAACGTGCAGACGCCAGTGATGATGCACTCGCCCCACCTCACCTCTACTGTACTGAGGGATCCAAAGAAGATGAGGCCAGAGGACAGCTACACTGCCGCGTTCACCATGCCAACAGAGCAGCTTCCCCATCAGCCTGTgcctctccagcagcagccgcaCCATCACCACCAGACTGCCATTGATTACAA TACCCAGGTTACTTGGATGTTGACACAGAGACAACAAGCTGAGGCCCGTCAGCAGCAAGAGCGAGTAAGCATGCACTATGCCAAGATGAGGAACCACATGCAGCAAGCAAT TCGTCGAGGCTCAGGACTCATGGAGGACGATGAGGAGCCAATAGTGGaggatgtgatgatgtcatcagaggGCCGCTTGGAGGACATCAATGAGGGCATGGATTTTGACACAATGGACATTGATTTG ccaGCATCAAAGAATCGCAGAGAAAGAACTGAACTGAAACCGGACTACTTTGATCCATCTTCCATCATGGATGATTCG GTTCTCAATGTTTCAATGTTCTAA